A single Equus quagga isolate Etosha38 chromosome 8, UCLA_HA_Equagga_1.0, whole genome shotgun sequence DNA region contains:
- the ZNF425 gene encoding zinc finger protein 425 — protein MGDLALVTVIFDDVALYFSEEEWEILEKWQKEMYQQVMKTNYETLNSLGWVFSKPDLITWMEQGRMLFTRDQGHLEKTRITLSPSADEQLDLKNTGTLPRVGDQGTLKAEEEECHLNGLQKQGSCATLSGEERKILSNQRLALQHPSLPETEIVNKNLVVTASNQDKNDPWYKPMGTPGHLELPPGPRLYSCFVCRKVFHVKRDLVKHKRNHSNSQPCKYPKYKNQSRGHSGLRWTRTILCKRKRFQCTKCEKSYSFKCSLLIHQVVHTGQRPFQCSECDKTFQYKATLKKHLCLHKGERPFSCKECGRGFIQQYKLTEHLRVHTGEKPFQCPECDRSFRLQRSLKAHLCQHSGKKPFHCPECGRSFSRKTALQVHQRIHSGEKPFSCDECGRKFTRKTKLTEHIRVHTGEKPFQCPECDKNFRLKKSLKAHLFQHSGKKPFQCPECDKSFSWKNAMKAHQRLHNEEKPFACAECGKRFTQPSKLARHGRVHSRQKEFSCGQCEKTFPRQSRLTEHLRVHTKERPFSCAECGRSFSRHSHLTEHMRLHGEEEPFQCPECDKSFFWKASMKLHQRTHRGEKPFECSECSKTYTHQSQLTEHMRIHSGEKPFQCPECSKSFRLKGNLKSHLLQHSGKKPFSCVWCGKSFTQQYRLTEHIRVHSGEKPFQCPECDKSYCIRGSLKAHLHTHSGDKPFRCPECGKGFLQKRSLKTHLHHHREERPFSCDECGRSFTYLGALNTHIAVHAREKPFSL, from the exons ATGGGCGACCTGGCTCTG GTAACCGTGATATTTGACGATGTGGCCTTATATTTTTCGGAAGAAGAGTGGGAGATCCTGGAGAAGTGGCAGAAGGAAATGTATCAGCAAGTGATGAAGACCAATTATGAGACCTTGAATTCCCTAG GCTGGGTTTTTTCCAAGCCAGATCTGATCACCTGGATGGAGCAAGGGAGAATGCTATTCACCAGAGACCAGGGACACTTAGAGAAAACAAGAATAACACTTAGCCCTTCTGCTGATGAGCAGTTGGACTTGAAGAATACTGGAACGTTGCCACGTGTTG gtgACCAAGGAACTctgaaggcagaagaggaggaatgCCATTTAAATGGTCTCCAAAAGCAGGGGTCATGTGCTACCTTAtcaggggaggaaagaaagattttatcAAATCAAAGACTCGCCTTGCAACATCCAAGTCTCCCAGAAACAGAGATTGTAAATAAAAACCTCGTCGTCACAGCATCTAATCAGGATAAGAATGATCCGTGGTATAAGCCGATGGGTACCCCAGGTCACCTGGAACTTCCACCAGGGCCAAGACTTTACTCCTGCTTTGTCTGTAGGAAGGTCTTCCATGTAAAGAGAGACTTGGTAAAGCACAAAAGGAACCACTCCAACAGCCAGCCCTGTAAATATCCAAAGTACAAAAACCAATCCCGAGGGCACTCTGGACTCAGGTGGACCCGGACAATCCTGTGTAAGAGGAAGCGTTTCCAGTGCACTAAGTGTGAGAAGAGCTACTCTTTCAAGTGCAGCCTGCTCATCCACCAGGTTGTTCACACGGGGCAGAGGCCCTTCCAGTGCTCTGAATGTGACAAGACCTTCCAGTATAAAGCCACTTTGAAGAAGCATCTCTGTTTGCACAAAGGGGAGAGGCCGTTTTCCTGCAAGGAGTGTGGCAGGGGTTTCATCCAGCAGTACAAGCTGACCGAGCACCTCAGGGTGcacactggggagaagccttTCCAGTGTCCAGAGTGCGACAGAAGCTTCCGCCTGCAGAGAAGTCTGAAGGCCCATCTTTGTCAGCACAGTGGGAAGAAGCCCTTCCATTGTCCAGAGTGTGGCAGGAGCTTTTCCCGGAAGACCGCCCTGCAGGTCCACCAGAGAATACACAGTGGAGAGAAGCCATTTTCTTGTGATGAATGTGGCAGGAAATTTACCCGCAAGACTAAGCTCACTGAGCATATCAGAGTTCACACGGGAGAGAAGCCCTTCCAGTGTCCTGAGTGTGATAAAAATTTCCGCCTAAAGAAAAGCCTAAAAGCCCATCTGTTTCAGCACAGCGGGAAGAAGCCCTTCCAGTGTCCAGAGTGTGACAAGAGCTTCTCTTGGAAGAACGCCATGAAGGCCCACCAGCGTTTACATAACGAGGAGAAGCCGTTCGCCTGTGCGGAGTGCGGCAAGAGGTTTACCCAGCCCTCTAAGCTCGCTCGCCATGGCAGAGTCCACAGCAGGCAAAAGGAATTCTCCTGTGGCCAGTGCGAAAAGACCTTTCCTCGGCAGTCGAGGCTCACGGAGCATCTCAGGGTCCACACCAAAGAAAGGCCGTTCTCCTGTGCGGAGTGCGGCCGGAGCTTCAGCCGACACTCGCATCTCACTGAGCACATGAGACTTCACGGTGAGGAGGAGCCTTTCCAGTGTCCTGAGTGTGACAAGAGCTTCTTCTGGAAGGCCTCCATGAAGTTGCATCAGCGGACACACAGGGGCGAGAAGCCCTTCGAGTGTAGTGAGTGCAGTAAGACCTACACTCATCAGTCTCAGCTCACTGAACACATGAGGATCCACAGTGGAGAGAAACCCTTCCAGTGCCCCGAGTGCAGTAAGAGTTTCCGTCTCAAAGGAAACCTGAAAAGCCACCTGCTCCAGCACAGCGGCAAAAAGCCGTTCTCTTGTGTTTGGTGTGGCAAAAGTTTCACTCAGCAGTACAGGCTCACAGAACACATTCGAGTTCACAGTGGTGAGAAGCCCTTCCAATGTCCGGAGTGTGACAAGAGCTACTGCATAAGGGGGAGTTTGAAGGCCCACTTGCATACGCACAGTGGAGACAAGCCCTTCAGGTGTCCTGAGTGTGGCAAAGGCTTCCTCCAGAAGAGAAGCTTGAAGACCCACCTGCACCATCACCGAGAGGAGAGGCCTTTCTCCTGCGATGAGTGTGGAAGGAGCTTTACATACCTGGGGGCACTCAACACCCACATTGCAGTACATGCCAGGGAAAAGCCCTTCAGTCTCTAG